A single window of Rhodamnia argentea isolate NSW1041297 chromosome 5, ASM2092103v1, whole genome shotgun sequence DNA harbors:
- the LOC125315225 gene encoding disease resistance protein RUN1-like, with protein sequence MMIQFGQLKRQLSPPPLYPSLLSKRTSQFQSQSPPISFPSFSPLHSSSLKRSLTARPQLYLPPSSTSRWLHDTFISYKQADTCNFVSHLHVALERNEIRVFVDRRMERGLEIAPAINEAIERSRSAIMVISRTFASSPWCLDELDKILECKEKKGLLVFPIFVGVDPREMREQVGLFKQIGQSEKGFGQENADKVRKWREALRKAGNLTGWSLGNRLEAEFIQSVVEKISRRLSHSGTDLFAFHPVGLDSQVQALYSLLQLEVEEVRIVGISGVSGIGKTTLARTLYDRIADQFDRSCFLTKVKDISSQDGLSKMQKTLFSDILGDGVLEFGDDIHEVMNFMRSKLHNKRVLLVFDDVEGFLEPLSNLIKAINFGLGSRIILIPRHEETLIGFHREIYKVKALKDDQALELFSWNAFQERYPKSDYKMLSNCFTNFSKGLPLVLTVMGSFLSGKSVKEWQGAFDRLKEIPRGKVHDILRIVINGLEANERTIFLDIACFLNRYDKEETIKCLNLCGIHANSGMEILIQKSLISIDENNKIWMHDLLQEMGRRIVIQECPENSSKRSRLWRHEDALQVVRQNSGTDAIEGIKLGKVDVEDLILNADSFKKMKKLRLFLMADDVPHCGPAGHLSEELRRLFARRSHVTSVSWQALWKLVSRFWSRRA encoded by the exons ATGATGATCCAATTTGGCCAGCTCAAGCGCCAGCTTTCCCCTCCTCCATTGTATCCAAGCCTCTTGAGCAAGAGAACCTCACAATTCCAATCTCAATCCCCTCCCATCTCTTTCCCTTCCTTCTCTCCACTCCACTCCTCTTCTCTCAAGCGTAGCCTAACAGCCAGGCCACAGCTCTACTTGCCCCCCTCCTCTACCTCTCGCTGGCTTCACGACACGTTCATCAGTTATAAACAGGCCGATACGTGCAACTTCGTGAGCCACTTACATGTCGCACTCGAGCGGAACGAGATAAGGGTCTTTGTAGACCGCAGAATGGAACGAGGGCTAGAGATTGCACCGGCAATCAACGAAGCGATCGAGCGGTCAAGGAGTGCCATCATGGTGATCTCTCGGACCTTTGCCTCCTCGCCATGGTGCCTGGACGAGCTGGATAAGATCCTCGAgtgcaaggaaaagaaaggccTGCTGGTGTTCCCCATTTTTGTGGGCGTCGACCCCAGAGAGATGCGTGAGCAGGTTGGACTCTTCAAGCAAATTGGCCAAAGCGAGAAGGGTTTCGGGCAGGAGAATGCCGACAAGGTTCGGAAGTGGAGAGAGGCTCTCCGAAAAGCTGGCAATCTCACAGGTTGGTCTCTTGGAAACAG GCTTGAAGCGGAATTCATCCAGTCCGTTGTGGAAAAAATCTCAAGAAGACTTAGCCACTCGGGCACGGATCTGTTTGCTTTCCATCCGGTTGGGTTAGACTCTCAAGTACAAGCCTTGTACTCCTTACTCCAATTAGAGGTTGAGGAGGTCCGAATCGTGGGAATTTCGGGAGTTAGCGGAATAGGTAAGACGACACTTGCGAGAACTTTGTATGACCGCATTGCAGATCAATTTGATCGGAGTTGCTTTCTCACAAAAGTTAAGGACATATCGAGCCAAGATGGCCTCTCCAAAATGCAGAAGACCCTTTTTAGTGACATTCTCGGTGACGGAGTTTTGGAGTTTGGTGATGATATTCATGAAGTAATGAACTTCATGAGAAGTAAGCTTCACAACAAGAGAGTTTTGCTGGTGTTTGATGATGTTGAAGGGTTCTTGGAGCCACTGAGCAACCTGATCAAGGCAATAAACTTTGGCTTGGGAAGTAGAATCATTTTGATCCCTCGACACGAAGAAACCTTAATCGGTTTTCACAGGGAAATCTATAAGGTAAAAGCACTGAAGGATGATCAAGCTCTCGAGCTTTTCAGTTGGAATGCATTCCAAGAAAGATATCCCAAAAGTGATTATAAGATGCTCTCAAATTGCTTCACTAATTTTTCCAAAGGGCTTCCTTTGGTTCTCACCGTGATGGGTTCTTTCTTGAGCGGCAAAAGCGTCAAAGAATGGCAAGGAGCTTTCGATCGACTGAAAGAAATCCCTCGGGGAAAGGTTCATGATATATTGAGGATCGTTATCAATGGTTTAGAGGCCAATGAGAGGACGATCTTTCTCGACATCGCATGTTTTCTTAATAGATATGACAAAGAAGAGACCATCAAGTGCCTAAACCTTTGTGGTATCCATGCCAATAGTGGTATGGAGATTCTAATCCAAAAGTCGCTCATATCAATCGATGAAAATAATAAGATATGGATGCATGATTTGCTTCAAGAAATGGGTAGACGAATCGTGATTCAAGAGTGCCCTGAAAATTCCAGCAAACGAAGCAGATTATGGCGTCATGAGGATGCTCTACAAGTGGTTAGGCAAAACTCG GGAACAGATGCGATTGAAGGAATTAAGCTAGGCAAGGTTGATGTAGAAGACTTGATCTTGAATGCAGACTCgttcaagaagatgaagaagctcAGGCTATTTCTAATGGCTGATGATGTTCCTCATTGTGGACCGGCTGGACATCTATCGGAGGAGTTAAGGAGGCTTTTCGCACGGCGCAGCCATGTCACGTCTGTGAGTTGGCAGGCGCTGTGGAAGCTAGTTTCCAGGTTCTGGTCTCGCAGAGCCTGA